The DNA window TTTAGGTTATTCTTTAACATTTTATGTGTATGCTATTTGAAATTGAGATTGTTCTTTGATTAGTTATTATTTTCCCCCAAGTGTGTgtcactttttttaataaataaatacaacattAAAGTTTATgagtcattttaaattaaactttaaaattatgtgacaacttaaaaaaaaaaagtaagtaaTTTTGTAACAATAATAAAGAAACCATTTGTTTTATGAATCCCCAAAAAGAAACACATTCCTTTCCGGATCgtctccttcttcttcatcaacaaAATATGTTCTTCATCAAGGAATGTACGTCAATTCGTATTATCTCCGAATCCGAATAGAACTCGGGGATTACCCTTTCTCCATATCGTGATCATCATCCCAACATGAAGGATGACGATTCTCTTCCTGTATCGGCACCTTCTGCACATATCTCGTCCATTTCAAAGAAAGATATCTTCGATTCGGCAGGATTTGGTAAAGGTAGGTATAAATTCTGGGCTTTGGCCGCTATTTTGCTTCTCGCATTCTGGTCAATGCTCGCTGGAACCCTCACTCTCCGTTGGTCCGTTGGTAATCTCAATCGCTTGTCCGACGAATTCGACAAACTCAATTCCGACGATCTAGATGTCCTTGTAAGTCATTTCAATCTCCTCCTTTTATTTCTTCCCGATGAATTTATACGAATCTGTTTTACGAATATGAACATTAGGAATTGGAAGAGAGGGAGAAGGTTGTGAGGCATATGTGGGACATATACATGAACAGTCGAAGGATTAGATTGCCGCGATTCTGGCAACAAGCGTTTGTGGCTGCCTATGAGGATTTAACCAGCGACGATCCTGGCGTTCGTGATTCTGCGATCTCCGAAATCGCTAAGATGTCCTTGCGCTCCCTGAATCTCGATCCTCCTCCTCTTACTCGCCATCTTTCGGTTAGTAAACCCTTTAGAGAAATTTGTTTCATTGCATTCAGATTCGAATCTTGCATGATCAGGGCCTTGATAGTAAAATCTGATGTGAATATGTTGATAATGCATATAATGAGATATTGCTTGCTCTGGAAAACCATCAGCGTTGTTTGCAAGTTGGAAGTAACCCCATTATGGTAGTTTAAGTAGCAAGTTGTGATATATCAAATCTGTAGATTCAATTTCCACTAAGAACGGTTTAAATTGAAGTGGAAgacataattataaaaattataaatacgtGTTAATTTTCTAAAACTAGATCAAATGTCTCATGTTCGAATCTACTAAGAACGCTCTGATTAAAATGAGTTATGACTTTAGGGTGTAATTATAGCCACCGGAATAAACCCGGATCacaaaaaaaagatgaagataGTATTAGGATAATTATGTTAGTATTTCATTGATCCCATTAGGATTATGTTTTAGTTGTACAAATATGGTTGTAGTCCTTTGATGGTTATTCAAGGATTGATTAAGTTATATTCCAAGTCTCTTCTTGAATTCTCCCCCTTTTGTGGATTCCATTCTACAAACCCAATTAGGTTTGTAACTTATGTAAAAGGAATTTGGAATTTGTTGTATCCTTTAAAACTATGTAAAAATGATTGGTTTAGTGGACAATCAATTTTCAGTAATTTGGACAATGTTTTTCGATTTGATTGGAACATGAAATGGTATGTTTTGCAATAATAGGTTGTCGGGGTCAATAGAAATTAGGGTAAAAATTGATGATGATAATTCAACTAGAACAATGGATTGAGTAGTCAAAAGAAAGTGAAGATGAGATATGGGAAAGTTTTCCCTCAAACTTATATATTGTGTCATACTCATAAGggttaatcatttaattttataactatacTAGCTAAGAAGATGACCTtgataaatctaaaataataaatgctAGTTTAATTACTACAAATCAAACTATTAATTGCTTCATTTGGAGTAAAAAGGCAAGACTCATGACCACAAgttaattatcaaaatcttatatACAACCTCCTTTTCGTGAGATTTgtgaatattatttcaatttcttttatCTAAAAGCTTTTTAGCGacattttgataaaatgatagTATATAGTCTTGAAATACATTTCTATTTGTCGTCGGGTTTCGTAGTTTTGAATATGATCATTGTTTTTGCCCTTGTAATGTAATTGCAGATTAAACAAGAAGTTAAACTGACTCAACCCGAAAAGGGAAAGAGCGAGACAATATCCATTTCCAACACGACATCGAGAAGCAGTCGTCTATGACTTTCTAAGAGAATGAATATCCATCGTATCTCGATATCCTCTTAGGAGTCATTTTTTTGCACTCTGCTTCCCAATTCAAATTTTGTCTGGCTAGAGATGTATTTATTAGGcacttttttttttgctttttttttttttgctctATTTCTTATGTGGGATGCAATAGATAACAATCTTTATTTTggctaaattttattttgttttttgaaaatttaaagtttatagTGAATAAGTATTGAACATGTCACTATGGACTAACTATAAATGAGGTTGTTTATAAGAATTATGATTCAATTTcttgagaaatatatatatgataaatagaatttgatttggatgtgttttggaTAGAATATGATATAATGTGCTGAAAAATGTCTCGTCTATCCAAATTCTCTGTATtctattttctaataaattaagaattcaATGGGTTGAACCATCCGTTCTTCTTtcagaatatttttttactatcttTACCGTTTAATTCGATTTCAGATAAATccctatttataaaataagtttttattagtataaagttatatttttatataatgatcTAATTGTTAATTGATATTCAAACTTAAATTGTTTTTACTAGATGAAACTCGAATTTTGAATTGGATTATACGGGCTAATTGAACTATTTCAAACTTTTTCACATGCGAATAAATGtatgtctttttattttaacataatagtttcattttttaaataatttatcacatttgtaccaacaaaataacaattatttcttttttcaaaattttaatatatttttatacattacatatttttaagtCATTAAAACTATATTCGACTTTTTTGAACGTGTATATCTCAAAAAAtagtgaatttaaaatata is part of the Impatiens glandulifera chromosome 1, dImpGla2.1, whole genome shotgun sequence genome and encodes:
- the LOC124931363 gene encoding uncharacterized protein LOC124931363, encoding MKDDDSLPVSAPSAHISSISKKDIFDSAGFGKGRYKFWALAAILLLAFWSMLAGTLTLRWSVGNLNRLSDEFDKLNSDDLDVLELEEREKVVRHMWDIYMNSRRIRLPRFWQQAFVAAYEDLTSDDPGVRDSAISEIAKMSLRSLNLDPPPLTRHLSVSKPFREICFIAFRFESCMIRALIVKSDVNMLIMHIMRYCLLWKTISVVCKLEIKQEVKLTQPEKGKSETISISNTTSRSSRL